A region from the Desulfitobacterium dehalogenans ATCC 51507 genome encodes:
- a CDS encoding methyltetrahydrofolate cobalamin methyltransferase produces the protein MLIVGELINASRKAIGEAIRVQDVEAVKKVAIAQRNAGADFIDVNAGIFVGKEAEYLKWLVKTVQEATDAPCCLDSPDPQAIQAALSVHKGTAMINSISLEKSRYDALVPVVAGTDLKVIALCMSDEGMPETTEQRLRIADQLINGLVQHNVPIENIYVDPLVQPVATNKSFGFEFLNAVEAISKEFKGVHTMCGLSNISYGLPNRKFINRAFAVMAVAKGLDGLIVDPLDKQMMANLVVAETLTGRDDYCMRYLTAHRSGMFDF, from the coding sequence ATGTTAATTGTCGGAGAACTTATTAATGCTAGTAGAAAGGCCATTGGAGAAGCCATCCGTGTACAAGACGTGGAAGCTGTAAAAAAAGTTGCCATTGCTCAACGCAATGCAGGAGCAGATTTCATTGACGTGAATGCGGGAATCTTCGTGGGGAAAGAAGCAGAGTACCTAAAATGGCTTGTGAAGACTGTTCAAGAGGCTACAGATGCTCCCTGTTGTCTTGATAGTCCGGATCCTCAGGCCATTCAAGCGGCATTATCGGTACATAAAGGTACTGCAATGATTAATTCCATTTCTTTGGAAAAGAGTCGCTACGATGCCCTAGTACCTGTGGTCGCTGGAACCGATCTTAAAGTCATCGCTTTATGTATGAGCGATGAAGGGATGCCCGAGACAACCGAACAACGGCTCAGAATCGCAGACCAACTCATTAATGGTTTAGTGCAGCACAATGTTCCGATCGAAAATATCTACGTGGATCCCCTGGTTCAACCCGTTGCAACAAACAAGAGCTTTGGGTTCGAATTTCTCAATGCAGTAGAGGCTATTTCCAAAGAGTTCAAAGGGGTCCACACTATGTGCGGTTTATCGAACATTTCCTACGGATTGCCGAACCGTAAATTTATTAATCGAGCCTTTGCCGTCATGGCAGTTGCTAAGGGTCTTGATGGACTAATCGTCGATCCCTTAGATAAACAAATGATGGCAAACCTAGTCGTTGCAGAAACGCTGACCGGACGTGATGATTATTGTATGCGCTATCTTACGGCACACCGCTCTGGAATGTTTGATTTTTAA
- the pylSc gene encoding pyrrolysine--tRNA(Pyl) ligase large subunit, with protein sequence MTISWSKVQLQRLIELNATAEQLDMSFTDTASRNRAFQDAEYELVKRGKQKLEELRKVKHRPGLLDLEDQLARVLRQHGFVQVVTPTIISKSALAKMTISDEHPLFSQVFWLDNKRCLRPMLAPNLYTLWKDLIRLWEKPIRIFEIGTCYRKESQGAQHLNEFTMLNVTELGTPVEERHSRLEEMAQWIMEAAEIKDYGLLSESSVVYGDTIDVMKGEVELGSGAMGPHFMDEKWGIFDSWVGIGFGLERLLMIREGTQNVQSIARSLTYLDGVRLNIK encoded by the coding sequence GTGACTATTTCTTGGTCTAAGGTTCAATTACAACGGTTAATAGAACTGAACGCTACAGCTGAACAGCTTGATATGAGCTTTACAGATACTGCTAGCCGTAATCGCGCCTTTCAAGATGCGGAATATGAATTGGTAAAGAGGGGAAAACAAAAGCTTGAAGAACTTCGTAAGGTAAAGCATAGGCCAGGGTTGCTTGATCTTGAGGACCAGTTGGCAAGAGTATTACGTCAGCATGGATTTGTTCAGGTGGTCACACCGACGATTATTTCCAAATCCGCGTTAGCAAAAATGACCATATCAGACGAGCATCCGCTCTTTTCTCAAGTTTTTTGGTTAGATAATAAGCGATGTTTGCGCCCCATGTTAGCCCCAAATCTATATACTCTTTGGAAAGATCTAATCCGCCTTTGGGAAAAACCCATCAGAATATTTGAAATTGGAACCTGTTATCGAAAAGAATCACAAGGTGCCCAACATCTTAATGAATTTACTATGCTCAACGTCACAGAACTGGGTACCCCCGTTGAGGAACGGCATTCACGGCTTGAAGAAATGGCTCAATGGATTATGGAAGCGGCAGAAATTAAGGACTATGGGCTTCTCAGCGAGTCATCTGTGGTCTATGGAGATACCATAGATGTAATGAAAGGCGAGGTGGAGCTTGGGTCCGGCGCAATGGGACCTCATTTTATGGACGAAAAATGGGGCATCTTTGATTCATGGGTTGGGATAGGTTTCGGATTGGAAAGGCTTCTTATGATTAGAGAAGGAACACAGAATGTCCAAAGTATCGCCAGGAGCTTAACTTATCTCGACGGGGTTCGGTTAAATATAAAATAA
- a CDS encoding ATP-binding protein has translation MIRKMIKIDEQACDGCGLCITACHEGALVLVNGKASLLRDDYCDGLGNCLPACPKDAISFEEREAVEFDEEAVKKHLEGHHHHHDHHEHTLACGCPGNHAELLSRPESTYKPETQPEAKSQLKQWPVQIKLAPPNAPYFDNAHLLIAADCSAYAYGNFHNEFMRNKITLIGCPKLDSVDYSEKLTAILQQNSLKSLTLVRMEVPCCGGLESAVKTALKNSGQVIPWQVVTITTNGRILED, from the coding sequence ATGATCAGAAAGATGATCAAAATCGATGAACAGGCCTGCGACGGCTGCGGATTATGCATTACTGCCTGTCACGAAGGGGCGCTGGTGCTGGTAAATGGCAAAGCCAGCCTGCTCCGCGATGATTATTGCGACGGGCTTGGCAACTGTCTTCCTGCCTGCCCGAAGGATGCGATCTCTTTTGAAGAAAGAGAAGCGGTGGAATTTGATGAAGAAGCCGTCAAAAAACATCTGGAAGGCCACCATCACCATCATGACCACCATGAACACACCTTGGCTTGCGGCTGTCCAGGCAATCATGCCGAGCTGCTGAGCCGTCCCGAATCCACCTATAAACCCGAAACCCAGCCGGAAGCTAAATCCCAGTTGAAGCAATGGCCGGTGCAAATAAAACTGGCTCCCCCAAACGCCCCCTATTTCGATAATGCCCATCTCTTGATCGCTGCCGACTGTAGTGCCTACGCCTACGGGAATTTCCACAACGAGTTTATGCGTAATAAAATCACCCTGATCGGCTGTCCAAAACTTGATTCTGTGGACTACAGCGAAAAACTGACGGCCATTCTGCAGCAAAACTCGCTTAAATCCCTGACCCTTGTCCGGATGGAAGTTCCCTGCTGCGGTGGTTTGGAAAGTGCGGTGAAAACCGCTCTCAAAAACAGCGGCCAAGTCATACCCTGGCAGGTCGTCACGATCACAACCAACGGCCGGATTCTGGAGGATTAG
- a CDS encoding DUF1659 domain-containing protein, translating into MAIVSEPLNSALVVVYQDGSTPAGAPVSRQKSISYVRPDASEEALYEIAQALFSLSLHPVLDVLLKKNFRLKEE; encoded by the coding sequence ATGGCCATTGTTTCTGAACCACTCAATTCTGCATTGGTGGTGGTCTATCAGGATGGCTCTACTCCTGCCGGAGCTCCGGTGAGCCGCCAGAAGAGTATAAGCTATGTGCGTCCCGATGCTTCAGAAGAAGCACTTTATGAAATCGCACAGGCGCTGTTCAGTCTCTCCCTTCATCCGGTTCTGGATGTGCTGCTGAAAAAGAATTTCCGGCTGAAGGAAGAATAA
- a CDS encoding DUF3102 domain-containing protein: MMDELAANRTPVVIASEINTMKRQMEKIFLIHTIEIGRRLKEVRTMLPNGEWGQWLEVSVNYSQRTAQRFITLFDAYGEYFPLSPAGGSSQNRAMLQGGEGIQTEEGRILPNLTSVQALILLGLPKEERVEFLMEMDVEGMSTRELKQAVEQRQEALQEAGQAVTERDQARQESADLRDDLDKEKDKNARLAEERDSLKAEIHDLERVKGKLEQEIENKKASYDKLKERTGYKAIKQMEAALNEAYGKAEANKIAFLYDSLFKNFKELAYEMTRFAGKNPELHIIYKEKIQDFLHNALREKL; this comes from the coding sequence ATGATGGATGAATTAGCAGCCAACCGGACCCCCGTTGTGATTGCCTCCGAGATCAATACCATGAAGCGGCAGATGGAGAAAATTTTCCTTATCCATACTATCGAGATCGGGCGCAGGCTCAAAGAGGTCAGAACCATGCTTCCCAATGGGGAGTGGGGGCAATGGCTGGAGGTATCGGTCAATTACTCCCAAAGAACCGCCCAGCGTTTTATTACGCTTTTTGATGCTTATGGAGAATACTTTCCCTTGTCCCCAGCCGGAGGATCTTCTCAGAATCGGGCGATGCTCCAAGGCGGGGAGGGGATTCAGACTGAGGAAGGCCGGATTCTGCCGAACCTGACCTCTGTTCAAGCCTTGATTCTTTTAGGGCTTCCCAAGGAAGAGCGGGTTGAGTTCCTGATGGAGATGGATGTAGAAGGCATGAGCACCCGGGAGCTGAAACAGGCCGTTGAGCAGCGGCAAGAGGCGCTGCAGGAAGCAGGGCAGGCCGTGACCGAGCGGGATCAGGCCAGGCAGGAGAGCGCAGATCTTCGTGATGATCTGGACAAGGAAAAGGATAAGAATGCCCGGTTGGCCGAAGAACGGGACAGCCTGAAAGCCGAAATCCATGATTTGGAGAGGGTGAAGGGAAAGCTGGAGCAGGAGATCGAGAATAAAAAGGCCTCCTATGACAAGCTGAAAGAGCGGACAGGTTATAAAGCCATCAAACAAATGGAGGCGGCTTTGAATGAAGCCTATGGCAAGGCCGAGGCCAATAAAATCGCTTTTTTATATGACAGCCTTTTCAAGAACTTTAAGGAACTGGCCTATGAAATGACCCGGTTTGCCGGGAAAAACCCGGAGCTGCACATTATATATAAGGAGAAGATCCAAGATTTCCTCCACAATGCCTTGCGGGAGAAGCTATGA
- the pylC gene encoding 3-methylornithine--L-lysine ligase PylC translates to MQVAVIGGKLQGVEATYLAKKAGWRVTLFDRRENAQASTLADSFHCLDILASQEDFRALLKNDIDLILPAIEDLDVLIFLTKVAENLQIPLALDMNAYRISSSKLKSNQLFQELHIPMPLPWPQCSFPLLIKPSGASGSVEVQTVTHREEMEGILAKDPEKEWIVEEFLEGPSYSIEVIGFAGEYRVFPITELEMDAQYDCKRVLSPAELKYKFIDEFEELALKIASQIGLNGIMDVETILHLGKLKALEIDARLPSQTPTAIYHSSGINMVECLGYSFTQESLYVPIPKRPSPQDSFCIYEHLKVNADRIEVSGEHIIAEAGPLRLLTDFFGADEALTDYTPEKKEWVVTLITRGPTQYEVWAKRYEIIRRIQEQLHIPRFLDPYPFSLSMPTTTKTSAS, encoded by the coding sequence ATGCAGGTAGCAGTTATTGGAGGGAAATTGCAAGGAGTAGAGGCAACTTATCTGGCAAAGAAGGCAGGATGGCGAGTCACGTTGTTTGACCGAAGAGAGAATGCTCAAGCTTCCACCTTGGCAGACAGCTTTCATTGCTTGGACATTTTAGCTTCTCAGGAGGATTTTAGAGCGTTACTAAAAAATGACATTGATTTAATCCTTCCTGCCATTGAAGATCTGGATGTACTGATATTTCTCACGAAGGTTGCAGAAAACCTCCAGATCCCATTGGCCCTTGATATGAATGCTTATAGGATTTCTTCTTCAAAGCTAAAATCCAATCAGCTATTTCAAGAACTGCATATACCCATGCCTCTGCCTTGGCCCCAGTGTTCTTTTCCTTTGCTGATCAAGCCTTCGGGAGCAAGCGGAAGCGTGGAAGTTCAAACAGTAACCCATAGGGAAGAGATGGAGGGTATTCTCGCTAAAGATCCTGAAAAGGAATGGATTGTGGAAGAGTTTCTTGAAGGGCCATCCTATTCCATTGAAGTAATAGGATTTGCTGGCGAGTATAGAGTGTTTCCCATCACCGAATTAGAGATGGATGCCCAATATGATTGTAAACGCGTTTTATCCCCTGCCGAGCTTAAATACAAGTTTATTGATGAATTTGAAGAACTTGCCCTAAAAATAGCAAGTCAAATAGGCTTAAATGGTATTATGGATGTGGAGACTATTCTCCATTTAGGAAAGTTAAAGGCTCTAGAAATTGATGCCCGGCTGCCAAGTCAGACTCCTACGGCCATTTATCATTCCTCGGGTATAAATATGGTTGAATGTTTAGGATATTCCTTTACCCAGGAAAGCCTCTACGTTCCTATCCCGAAGCGTCCCTCTCCCCAAGATAGCTTTTGTATATATGAGCATCTGAAAGTAAATGCGGATCGGATTGAAGTTTCTGGTGAGCATATTATCGCCGAAGCGGGTCCTCTTCGTCTGCTCACTGATTTCTTCGGGGCGGATGAGGCCTTGACGGATTATACTCCGGAAAAGAAGGAGTGGGTCGTTACTTTAATTACCCGGGGACCCACACAGTACGAAGTATGGGCCAAACGGTATGAAATTATCCGGAGAATTCAAGAGCAACTCCATATTCCTCGTTTCTTAGATCCTTATCCCTTTAGTTTATCCATGCCAACCACCACTAAAACTTCAGCTTCTTAA
- a CDS encoding cobalamin B12-binding domain-containing protein, which produces MPSFDDLSKAVLSGDDEQVKTLTKSLIDSGIDPLEIINQGLIAGMSIVGVRFKKGDMFVPEVLMAARAMSEGIYLVKPLISEGDMPSEGKVLIGTVKGDLHDIGKNLVAMMMESEGFTVINLGVDISPEQFVTAAKEHNADIIAMSALLTTTMVAMKDTIDLFVKEGLREKVRIIIGGAPISEEFANEIGADGFAPDAASACELGKKLLA; this is translated from the coding sequence ATGCCAAGTTTTGATGATTTGTCTAAAGCTGTGTTAAGTGGAGACGACGAACAGGTAAAAACATTAACGAAATCCCTCATTGATAGTGGGATAGATCCTTTAGAAATTATTAATCAAGGTTTAATAGCAGGAATGAGTATTGTTGGAGTGCGCTTTAAAAAAGGTGATATGTTTGTACCTGAAGTGCTCATGGCTGCTAGGGCTATGTCGGAAGGAATTTATTTGGTCAAACCCTTAATTTCTGAAGGTGACATGCCCTCAGAGGGTAAGGTCTTGATTGGTACTGTAAAAGGTGACCTTCATGATATTGGGAAGAATTTGGTGGCAATGATGATGGAGAGTGAGGGTTTCACGGTCATCAATTTGGGCGTTGATATTTCTCCGGAACAGTTTGTCACAGCTGCGAAGGAACATAATGCCGATATTATAGCCATGTCAGCACTATTAACTACTACCATGGTAGCTATGAAAGATACGATTGATCTGTTTGTAAAAGAAGGGCTAAGGGAGAAGGTTCGCATTATAATTGGCGGAGCTCCGATTTCTGAAGAGTTTGCTAATGAAATTGGCGCCGATGGTTTTGCTCCGGATGCAGCTTCGGCTTGTGAACTTGGTAAAAAACTATTGGCTTAA
- the pylB gene encoding methylornithine synthase PylB yields the protein MGKSQLDKILEKASRELTLERHEIVALLDLASEEEFNKVMGVAQKLRGKYFRNRIFLYGFIYFSTYCRNDCTFCLYRKSNSGYPRYRKSQGEIMATAHCLGQSGVHLLDLTMGEDPLYYCDRQGFNDLIQIVKDIKREIEIPVMISPGVVSEEILWKLKEAGADWYACYQETHNKALYSQLRIKQSYEERMNRKMSAQKMGYLIEEGMLTGVGDTNEDVAESILTMRRMGVDQVRVMSFVPQKNTPLENWKITSHFRELLIIAIMRLVMPDRLIPASLDVDGLKGLVKRLDAGANVITSIIPPSVGMAGVSQSTLDIDDGNRSLEKIIPVLDANHLEPATLSEYQAWVQSRQAMISSFKKEGIQCR from the coding sequence ATGGGAAAGTCGCAACTGGACAAGATACTTGAAAAAGCAAGCCGAGAATTAACCCTTGAGCGTCATGAGATTGTCGCCTTATTGGATCTGGCGAGCGAAGAAGAATTCAATAAAGTCATGGGGGTCGCTCAGAAACTTCGAGGGAAGTATTTTCGCAACAGAATCTTTCTCTATGGTTTTATATATTTTTCAACCTATTGCAGAAACGATTGTACATTTTGCCTTTATCGGAAATCGAACTCAGGTTATCCTCGCTACCGAAAAAGTCAAGGTGAGATTATGGCTACAGCACATTGCTTAGGTCAATCAGGAGTGCATTTATTGGATTTAACAATGGGTGAAGATCCCCTTTATTATTGTGACAGACAGGGATTTAATGATCTCATTCAAATAGTCAAAGATATCAAACGCGAAATAGAGATTCCCGTTATGATCTCACCAGGGGTGGTTTCTGAGGAAATTTTGTGGAAATTGAAAGAAGCGGGTGCAGATTGGTACGCTTGTTATCAAGAAACGCATAATAAAGCCCTTTATAGTCAATTGCGAATAAAACAGAGTTATGAAGAACGTATGAATCGGAAGATGAGTGCCCAAAAAATGGGGTACCTGATTGAAGAAGGGATGTTAACTGGTGTCGGTGATACGAATGAAGATGTTGCGGAGTCCATCCTTACTATGAGAAGAATGGGGGTTGATCAAGTTAGGGTCATGAGTTTTGTTCCGCAGAAAAACACCCCTTTGGAAAATTGGAAAATAACCTCGCATTTTCGGGAACTGTTAATCATAGCTATAATGCGCTTGGTTATGCCCGATCGCTTAATTCCTGCTTCTCTCGATGTGGATGGCTTAAAGGGATTGGTAAAACGTCTCGATGCTGGGGCAAATGTCATTACATCAATCATTCCCCCTTCCGTGGGCATGGCCGGGGTGTCTCAAAGTACTTTAGATATTGATGATGGAAATCGCTCGCTAGAAAAAATCATCCCCGTTCTGGATGCCAATCATTTAGAACCGGCAACTCTCAGTGAATATCAAGCTTGGGTTCAATCACGTCAAGCAATGATTAGTAGCTTTAAGAAAGAGGGGATTCAATGCAGGTAG
- a CDS encoding Fic family protein → MPIHILIKSCLFHYEFEFIHPFADGNGRMGRMWQTLLLSCWKPVFHWLPVETLIREQVTEQVERLMMVLENETFSAKELLERLGIRHRPTFSNNYLRPALELGLIEMTVPDKPNSNRQKYRQLRK, encoded by the coding sequence ATGCCGATACACATCCTCATCAAAAGTTGTCTATTTCATTATGAATTTGAGTTCATACATCCCTTTGCCGATGGCAACGGGCGTATGGGTCGAATGTGGCAAACTTTGCTGTTAAGCTGCTGGAAGCCGGTGTTTCATTGGCTTCCGGTAGAAACCCTGATTCGCGAACAAGTAACCGAACAAGTCGAACGCCTGATGATGGTCTTGGAGAATGAAACGTTCTCGGCAAAAGAGCTTTTGGAACGGCTAGGAATCAGACACCGTCCTACGTTCAGTAATAATTATTTGCGTCCGGCCCTGGAACTTGGGTTGATCGAAATGACTGTGCCGGATAAGCCAAATAGCAACAGGCAGAAATACCGGCAATTAAGAAAATAA
- a CDS encoding Fic family protein, whose product MTYDGRDLYSSNIEKIAVTMHSLINNHGFVDGNKRIGIAVMLILLKMNK is encoded by the coding sequence ATGACTTATGATGGTAGAGATTTGTATTCAAGTAATATTGAAAAGATTGCAGTTACAATGCACAGCTTAATCAACAATCACGGATTTGTTGATGGAAATAAAAGAATTGGTATTGCGGTAATGCTTATACTACTTAAGATGAATAAGTAA
- a CDS encoding GTP pyrophosphokinase produces MDLKNILKTRKEKFVRDNLMSDEFLEFIRQNKEPYDMLMSYYRCAIMEVETKFKVLNEQFSLQYDRNPIEGIKSRIKSRKSLIKKIRNRGIPITLEAIEENITDIAGLRIICSFPEDIYMLEECLLEQDDVTLIERKNYIKEPKPSGYRSLHLIVEVPIFLHKEKRNVKVEVQLRTIAMDFWASLEHKLRYKKSIPENQSQELARELAECAEISAMLDERMQIIRNKISSAQENGDNKRA; encoded by the coding sequence ATGGACTTAAAAAATATACTCAAAACCAGGAAAGAGAAGTTCGTACGGGATAATTTGATGTCAGACGAATTTTTAGAATTCATTCGTCAAAATAAAGAACCGTACGATATGCTGATGTCTTATTATCGATGTGCCATCATGGAAGTTGAGACGAAATTCAAAGTGTTAAATGAACAGTTCTCTCTTCAATATGACAGGAATCCTATAGAAGGCATCAAGTCGCGGATCAAATCCAGGAAGAGCCTGATCAAAAAGATTCGTAACCGGGGCATACCCATTACCTTGGAAGCAATAGAGGAAAACATCACTGATATTGCCGGGCTACGAATTATCTGCTCTTTCCCGGAAGACATCTACATGTTGGAGGAATGCCTGTTGGAACAGGACGATGTCACCCTGATTGAGCGTAAGAACTATATCAAAGAGCCAAAGCCGAGTGGATATCGCAGTCTTCACTTAATTGTGGAAGTGCCTATTTTTCTTCACAAAGAAAAGCGTAACGTGAAAGTGGAGGTTCAGCTCAGGACCATTGCTATGGATTTTTGGGCCAGTCTTGAACACAAGTTGCGCTACAAAAAGAGTATCCCGGAAAACCAAAGCCAAGAACTAGCACGGGAGCTTGCAGAATGTGCGGAAATCAGCGCCATGCTTGATGAGCGCATGCAGATTATAAGAAATAAAATTTCTTCCGCGCAAGAAAACGGGGATAATAAACGGGCATGA
- a CDS encoding DUF2922 domain-containing protein, giving the protein MAIATNKILRLSFSTAGGKTFTLTIPNPREDLSQAEILAVMDKMISEDILMTTSGAITGVKDIRVVNTVINDLFDPVQP; this is encoded by the coding sequence ATGGCAATAGCCACTAATAAAATCCTCCGGCTCAGTTTCAGTACTGCCGGAGGAAAGACGTTCACTCTAACAATTCCCAATCCCCGGGAGGATCTGAGCCAGGCTGAAATTCTGGCCGTCATGGATAAAATGATATCGGAAGATATTTTAATGACGACCAGCGGCGCTATCACGGGAGTCAAGGACATTAGGGTCGTCAATACCGTCATCAATGATTTATTCGATCCTGTCCAGCCTTAA
- the pylD gene encoding 3-methylornithyl-N6-L-lysine dehydrogenase PylD, with amino-acid sequence MTRLSESDIRCIGNRMENYNRELVIKTGHTLSEIAAHAVGISQVNEGQIDNLGNIAVVPITSGLGVIRGFAETVSGILTFLGAKAQVMNHSDVQGVAEALERKSEMIFMADDDRFIAMHLKSGYFSENSEATGKGYAAALDYMVNSLENRSVLIMGAGRVGRAAAFSVLNFKGKVHVFDLERKASETLAQEIYKKSGSRISIEENLIIALRGHQFIIDACSEGEFINKEHITPESYIAAPGVPLGIHPEAIPGIKPRLIHDPLQLGVATMLFDMIKVSGIYS; translated from the coding sequence ATGACCCGTCTAAGCGAGAGCGATATACGTTGCATTGGCAACAGGATGGAAAATTACAACCGAGAATTAGTCATTAAGACCGGACATACCCTTTCTGAAATAGCAGCCCATGCTGTCGGCATTTCCCAGGTGAACGAAGGACAAATTGATAATTTGGGCAATATTGCAGTTGTACCAATAACAAGTGGATTAGGGGTTATTCGTGGATTTGCAGAAACCGTTTCAGGAATTTTAACTTTTTTAGGAGCGAAGGCCCAAGTTATGAATCACTCAGATGTTCAGGGCGTCGCTGAAGCATTAGAGCGGAAATCTGAAATGATTTTTATGGCGGATGATGATCGCTTTATCGCTATGCATTTAAAAAGCGGATATTTCTCGGAAAATAGTGAGGCAACTGGAAAAGGGTATGCCGCTGCATTAGATTATATGGTCAATAGCCTTGAGAATCGCAGCGTTTTAATCATGGGTGCGGGGAGGGTAGGACGTGCGGCAGCCTTTTCTGTTCTCAATTTTAAGGGTAAGGTTCATGTATTTGACTTAGAGCGGAAAGCAAGTGAAACTTTGGCTCAAGAGATTTATAAAAAGAGTGGAAGCCGAATCAGCATTGAAGAAAATCTAATAATAGCCTTAAGAGGTCATCAGTTTATTATTGATGCATGTTCTGAAGGCGAATTCATAAACAAGGAGCATATAACACCAGAAAGTTATATTGCTGCACCAGGAGTGCCATTAGGTATTCATCCGGAAGCTATTCCAGGGATTAAGCCGCGGTTAATTCATGATCCCCTTCAATTAGGCGTTGCGACGATGCTTTTTGATATGATAAAAGTGAGTGGGATTTACTCCTAA
- a CDS encoding sigma-54 interaction domain-containing protein → MKKETIRIIDELKQKNEELQKENEMLKAIIDSIHESVYAVNEKDEVILYNSESEKMEGLNRQDLLGKKEDEVFAPPYYFSDEIIKKILRTGKPLIEQPYWYYLNDGRKTNMIYSAFPFYYKGQVAAVYVIFRNMSQMSDFIAITLEMQKKFSQQENSQPTGATFLLEDIKGNDTIKRITGEARKIARRNSPVLIVGETGTGKELFAQGIHNASLHSKGPFIPINCAAIPETLLESLLFGTVKGAFTGATESPGLFEQAGDGTIFLDEINSMSLPLQAKLLRILQGRTVRRLGSNVEIPLNCRIISATNMDPIETVEKKIMRSDLFFRLATVTLYIPPLRERKEDIRLLALHFIKKYNNEFGLFVKNVSEELIEHFEHYHWPGNARELENFIEGAMNFVHSEDRILKLHHLPEYFRERIFQVKNFQKSLNFKGTLQSVLQETEKAFIESILTKNNGNITRASYELGISRQNLHHKLKSLSIETNTIKKDY, encoded by the coding sequence ATGAAAAAAGAAACAATTCGCATTATTGATGAACTCAAACAAAAAAATGAAGAACTCCAAAAAGAAAACGAAATGCTAAAAGCAATCATTGACAGCATTCATGAATCTGTATATGCAGTCAATGAGAAAGATGAAGTTATTCTCTATAATAGCGAATCCGAAAAAATGGAAGGTCTAAACCGGCAAGACTTGTTAGGAAAAAAAGAAGATGAGGTATTTGCTCCTCCTTATTACTTTTCTGATGAAATCATAAAAAAAATTTTAAGGACAGGAAAACCGCTGATTGAACAACCCTATTGGTATTACTTAAACGACGGACGAAAAACCAATATGATATATAGTGCATTCCCTTTTTACTACAAAGGGCAAGTGGCTGCCGTTTACGTTATCTTTCGCAATATGAGTCAGATGAGTGATTTTATCGCTATTACATTGGAAATGCAGAAGAAATTTAGTCAGCAAGAAAACAGCCAACCTACGGGGGCAACTTTTCTTCTCGAAGATATTAAAGGAAATGACACAATAAAAAGAATAACGGGGGAAGCACGAAAAATTGCCCGCCGTAACTCTCCGGTCTTAATCGTGGGTGAAACAGGTACAGGTAAAGAACTTTTTGCACAAGGGATTCATAATGCAAGTTTGCACTCCAAAGGCCCCTTTATTCCTATCAATTGTGCGGCTATTCCAGAGACACTATTGGAAAGCTTACTTTTCGGGACGGTCAAAGGTGCCTTTACAGGTGCCACAGAATCACCGGGTCTATTCGAGCAAGCCGGAGACGGAACCATTTTTTTGGACGAAATAAATTCTATGTCCTTACCCCTACAGGCTAAACTGCTCAGAATACTACAGGGCAGAACCGTTAGAAGGCTGGGAAGCAACGTTGAAATTCCTTTAAATTGCAGAATTATCAGCGCTACCAACATGGATCCAATTGAAACCGTAGAAAAGAAGATTATGCGGTCCGACTTATTTTTCCGTTTAGCAACCGTTACCCTGTATATTCCTCCCTTGCGAGAAAGAAAAGAGGATATCCGATTATTAGCGCTGCATTTCATAAAAAAATACAATAATGAATTTGGGTTATTCGTAAAAAATGTTTCCGAAGAATTAATAGAACATTTTGAGCACTATCATTGGCCAGGAAATGCACGAGAGTTAGAAAATTTCATCGAAGGCGCCATGAATTTTGTCCATTCTGAAGATAGAATTTTAAAGTTGCACCATTTGCCAGAATATTTTCGAGAAAGAATTTTTCAGGTTAAAAACTTCCAAAAGTCATTGAATTTTAAAGGAACACTTCAAAGTGTTTTACAGGAAACCGAAAAGGCTTTCATAGAAAGTATCTTAACAAAAAATAATGGTAATATTACTAGAGCATCTTACGAACTTGGTATTTCTAGACAAAATCTCCATCATAAACTTAAATCTTTATCGATTGAAACAAATACCATTAAAAAAGATTACTAA